One genomic region from Glaciimonas sp. PAMC28666 encodes:
- a CDS encoding valine--tRNA ligase, with product MELAKSFDPAEIEQFWRSEWEKRGYFAATTDVSKPSFSIQLPPPNVTGTLHMGHAFNQTIMDGLVRYHRMRGFNTAWIPGTDHAGIATQIVVERQLDAQKVSRHDLGREKFIEKVWEWKEKSGSAITAQMRRLGSSADWDREYFTMDPGLSGTVTEVFVRLFEQGLIYRGKRLVNWDPMLGTAVSDLEVVSEEEDGSMWYIRYPLVDGSGHLTVATTRPETMLGDAAVAVDPTDERYTHLIGKMLMLPLCGREIPIIADEYVDKEFGTGCVKITPAHDFNDYAVGQRHSLDKMSILTLDAKINEFAPQQYQGMDRFAARKQIVADLDALGLLESVKPHKLMVPRGDRTGVVIEPMLTDQWFVAMSKPAPEGTHFPGKSIAEVALEKVASGEIKMVPENWTTTYNQWLNNIQDWCVSRQLWWGHQIPAWYDEDGKIYVARTEAEAQAQAGDKTIRRDDDVLDTWFSSALIPFSTLGWPEETPDYKMFLPSSVLVTGFDIIFFWVARMVMMTTHFTGKVPFGTVYVHGLVRDGSGQKMSKSKGNTLDPIDLIDGIDVETLVAKRTTGLMNPKQADSIAKATRKEFADGIPAFGTDALRFTFASLATLGRNINFDLSRCDGYRNFCNKLWNATRFVLMNTEGKDCGFDGHTAGECNKEKLDFSYADRWIVSQLQRTEMEIAKGFTDYRFDNISSAIYKFVWDEYCDWYLEVAKIQMQNGSPAQQQATRRTLLRVLETVLRLAHPIIPFVTEALWQSVAPLTGHVMDAAGDSIMRQSYPEARPDKIDEKAEAWMTELKSLTDACRNLRGEMQLSPALRIPLIIAGDADHQEALKAFVPYLQGLAKLSEVQVLEDFPESPAPVSIVGNAKLMLKVEIDVAAERERLTKEITRLDAEITKAQAKLSNESFVARAPAQVVAQEQERVANFTAVLVKLNEQFAKLKD from the coding sequence ATGGAATTAGCCAAGTCTTTCGACCCTGCCGAGATTGAACAATTCTGGCGTAGCGAGTGGGAAAAACGCGGGTATTTTGCCGCGACCACAGATGTAAGCAAACCGTCGTTCAGCATCCAGTTACCGCCACCAAATGTCACTGGCACCTTGCACATGGGCCACGCATTCAATCAGACCATCATGGATGGCCTGGTGCGTTATCACCGCATGCGCGGTTTTAATACCGCTTGGATTCCTGGCACGGACCACGCGGGCATCGCCACGCAAATTGTCGTCGAGCGCCAACTTGATGCGCAAAAAGTATCGCGTCATGATTTAGGTCGTGAAAAATTCATCGAAAAAGTATGGGAATGGAAAGAAAAGTCCGGCTCCGCCATTACGGCGCAGATGCGGCGCCTCGGCTCATCCGCTGACTGGGACCGTGAATATTTCACAATGGATCCAGGTTTATCCGGCACCGTGACAGAGGTGTTTGTACGCCTGTTCGAACAAGGGCTGATCTACCGCGGCAAACGCCTGGTTAACTGGGATCCGATGCTTGGCACCGCTGTTTCCGATCTGGAAGTTGTGTCCGAAGAAGAAGACGGCTCGATGTGGTACATCCGTTATCCATTGGTCGACGGAAGTGGTCACTTGACCGTCGCAACGACCCGCCCGGAAACCATGCTGGGCGACGCCGCTGTCGCGGTTGATCCTACTGATGAGCGGTATACCCATCTGATTGGCAAGATGCTGATGTTGCCATTGTGCGGTCGAGAAATTCCCATCATTGCCGACGAATACGTCGATAAAGAATTCGGTACCGGCTGTGTCAAGATCACCCCCGCGCATGATTTTAACGATTATGCCGTCGGTCAACGGCACAGTCTGGACAAGATGAGCATCCTGACTCTGGATGCAAAAATCAATGAATTCGCACCGCAGCAGTATCAGGGCATGGACCGGTTTGCCGCACGCAAACAAATCGTCGCTGACCTGGATGCGCTAGGCCTGCTGGAATCGGTCAAACCACATAAACTCATGGTTCCACGCGGAGACCGCACCGGCGTTGTAATCGAGCCGATGCTGACCGACCAATGGTTTGTTGCGATGAGCAAACCGGCACCGGAAGGTACGCACTTCCCCGGCAAATCGATTGCCGAAGTCGCGCTGGAAAAAGTCGCAAGCGGTGAGATCAAGATGGTGCCGGAGAACTGGACCACAACTTATAATCAATGGCTCAACAATATCCAGGACTGGTGCGTTTCGCGTCAGTTGTGGTGGGGCCATCAAATTCCCGCATGGTACGACGAAGACGGAAAGATCTACGTCGCCCGGACTGAAGCGGAAGCGCAGGCGCAGGCTGGTGATAAGACAATCCGACGTGATGACGACGTTCTCGATACCTGGTTCTCTTCGGCATTAATCCCTTTTTCCACGTTGGGGTGGCCGGAAGAAACACCTGATTACAAAATGTTCCTCCCTTCGTCAGTCCTGGTGACCGGTTTTGACATCATCTTCTTTTGGGTGGCGCGAATGGTCATGATGACTACCCACTTCACTGGAAAAGTACCGTTCGGCACCGTGTATGTTCACGGTCTGGTGCGCGACGGTAGCGGCCAGAAGATGTCAAAATCGAAGGGAAACACATTAGATCCTATCGACCTGATCGATGGCATTGATGTAGAAACTTTGGTTGCCAAACGCACCACCGGCCTGATGAATCCGAAGCAGGCCGACAGCATTGCCAAGGCGACGCGCAAGGAATTTGCGGATGGCATTCCCGCTTTTGGTACTGACGCACTGCGATTTACCTTCGCCTCCCTTGCCACGCTCGGACGCAATATCAATTTCGATCTGAGCCGTTGCGATGGCTATCGGAATTTCTGCAACAAATTGTGGAATGCGACACGCTTCGTGCTCATGAACACGGAAGGCAAAGATTGCGGGTTTGACGGTCATACTGCTGGCGAATGCAACAAGGAGAAATTAGACTTCTCTTATGCGGATCGTTGGATTGTTTCCCAATTACAACGCACTGAAATGGAAATCGCCAAGGGTTTCACAGACTACCGTTTCGATAATATTTCGTCTGCGATCTATAAATTTGTCTGGGATGAGTATTGCGACTGGTATCTGGAGGTGGCAAAAATTCAGATGCAAAATGGTTCTCCGGCGCAACAACAAGCCACCCGGCGAACCTTGTTGCGGGTCCTGGAAACTGTTTTACGACTTGCCCATCCGATCATTCCTTTTGTGACTGAAGCACTGTGGCAAAGCGTTGCGCCACTGACCGGGCATGTGATGGACGCAGCAGGCGATTCGATCATGCGTCAATCCTACCCAGAGGCACGCCCAGACAAAATCGATGAAAAGGCCGAAGCGTGGATGACCGAATTAAAATCTCTGACCGATGCTTGTCGCAATCTGCGGGGGGAAATGCAACTCTCTCCAGCCTTGCGGATACCACTGATTATTGCTGGAGATGCGGACCATCAGGAAGCACTGAAAGCATTTGTACCTTACCTGCAAGGATTGGCGAAGTTATCTGAAGTGCAAGTATTAGAGGACTTCCCCGAGTCTCCTGCACCTGTTTCCATTGTCGGCAATGCTAAGCTCATGCTGAAGGTTGAAATTGATGTTGCCGCTGAACGTGAACGCCTTACCAAGGAAATCACCCGGTTGGACGCAGAAATTACAAAAGCACAGGCGAAGCTAAGTAACGAAAGCTTTGTGGCCCGAGCTCCCGCGCAAGTTGTTGCACAAGAACAGGAGCGTGTAGCTAATTTTACTGCGGTCTTGGTTAAACTAAATGAGCAGTTTGCCAAACTGAAGGACTAA
- the thiC gene encoding phosphomethylpyrimidine synthase ThiC: MNANPKFMSATATVDEAAIQPLPNSSKVYVTGSRPDIRVPMRRISQSDTEASFGAEKNPPIYVYDTSGPYSDPDVKIDIRSGLSTPRTPWILERNDTDELSGPSSDYGVERLNDPKLTELRFNLQRKPRRAKEGKNVSQMHYARQGIITPEMEYVAIRENMRRQEYLEELKASGPMGNRLADLMGRQHPGQSFGASIPAEITPEFVRSEIARGRAIIPANINHPEVEPMIIGRNFLVKINANIGNSAVTSSIGEEVEKMTWAIRWGGDNVMDLSTGKHIHETREWIIRNSPVPIGTVPIYQALEKVNGKAEDLTWEIFRDTLIEQAEQGVDYFTIHAGVRLQYVPMTAKRLTGIVSRGGSIMAKWCLAHHQESFLYDHFEDICQIMKAYDVSFSLGDGLRPGSIYDANDEAQLAELKTLGELTQIAWKHDVQVMIEGPGHVPLHLIKENMDLQLEQCDEAPFYTLGPLTTDIAPGYDHITSGIGAATIGWYGTAMLCYVTPKEHLGLPNKADVKDGIITYKIAAHVADLAKGHPGAQIRDNALSKARFEFRWDDQFNIGLDPDKAREFHDETLPKDSAKVAHFCSMCGPHFCSMKITQEVREYAAAQGITEIAALKKGMEVKSIEFVKSGAEIYRKQ, from the coding sequence ATGAACGCCAATCCAAAATTTATGTCTGCCACCGCCACGGTAGATGAAGCCGCCATTCAGCCACTGCCGAATTCAAGCAAAGTCTATGTCACCGGTTCGCGCCCTGATATTCGGGTGCCGATGCGCCGCATCAGCCAATCCGACACTGAAGCATCGTTTGGTGCAGAAAAAAATCCACCGATTTATGTGTATGACACGTCCGGACCGTATTCCGACCCAGACGTCAAAATTGATATCCGCTCCGGTTTGTCGACTCCCCGCACACCATGGATACTTGAGCGCAATGATACCGATGAATTATCCGGTCCGAGTTCAGACTACGGTGTCGAACGCCTCAACGATCCAAAGCTGACAGAGCTACGCTTCAACCTGCAACGCAAACCGCGCCGTGCCAAAGAGGGTAAAAATGTTTCGCAAATGCATTACGCGCGGCAAGGCATCATTACGCCGGAAATGGAATACGTAGCGATCCGCGAAAACATGCGTCGTCAGGAATATCTGGAAGAGTTAAAAGCTTCGGGCCCGATGGGCAACCGACTGGCCGATTTGATGGGGCGTCAGCACCCAGGACAATCGTTCGGTGCCAGTATTCCGGCAGAGATCACCCCAGAATTCGTGCGCTCGGAAATTGCGCGTGGTCGCGCGATTATTCCAGCGAACATCAACCATCCCGAAGTCGAGCCGATGATTATCGGACGGAACTTCCTGGTAAAGATTAACGCCAATATCGGTAATTCTGCGGTCACTTCATCGATCGGTGAAGAAGTAGAAAAAATGACCTGGGCGATACGGTGGGGTGGCGATAATGTCATGGATCTATCGACCGGCAAACATATCCACGAAACACGCGAATGGATCATCCGCAATTCGCCTGTGCCGATTGGGACCGTGCCGATCTATCAGGCATTGGAGAAGGTGAACGGCAAAGCCGAAGACCTGACCTGGGAAATTTTCCGCGATACACTGATCGAGCAAGCAGAGCAGGGCGTTGATTACTTTACGATCCATGCTGGCGTGCGTTTGCAGTATGTTCCTATGACTGCCAAACGATTAACCGGTATCGTTTCGCGCGGCGGTTCGATCATGGCCAAGTGGTGTCTTGCACATCACCAGGAATCGTTCTTATACGACCATTTCGAAGACATTTGCCAGATCATGAAAGCGTACGACGTCTCCTTCAGTCTGGGCGATGGTTTGCGTCCAGGTTCGATCTATGATGCCAATGACGAAGCGCAACTGGCCGAACTGAAAACGTTAGGTGAGTTGACGCAAATTGCGTGGAAGCACGATGTTCAGGTCATGATTGAAGGACCAGGCCACGTGCCGCTGCATTTGATCAAAGAAAACATGGATCTGCAATTGGAGCAATGCGACGAAGCGCCGTTTTACACGCTGGGACCGCTGACCACTGATATCGCACCCGGTTACGATCACATCACGTCCGGTATCGGCGCAGCGACCATCGGCTGGTATGGCACCGCTATGTTGTGTTACGTCACGCCGAAGGAACACTTGGGCTTGCCAAATAAGGCTGACGTCAAGGATGGGATCATTACCTACAAGATTGCAGCGCACGTTGCCGATCTGGCGAAAGGCCATCCCGGTGCGCAGATTCGCGACAATGCCTTGTCGAAAGCGCGTTTTGAATTCCGTTGGGATGACCAGTTCAACATCGGTCTCGATCCGGATAAAGCACGCGAATTCCACGACGAAACTTTGCCAAAAGATTCGGCTAAAGTCGCGCATTTCTGCTCCATGTGCGGACCGCATTTCTGTTCGATGAAGATCACGCAAGAGGTCCGCGAATACGCCGCCGCGCAAGGCATTACGGAGATCGCCGCGTTGAAAAAGGGGATGGAAGTCAAGTCCATCGAATTCGTCAAAAGCGGTGCGGAAATCTATAGAAAACAGTGA
- a CDS encoding thiazole synthase — translation MNVNNTLSESQQDVGLIIAGKTYRSRLLVGSGKYRDLDQTRAATEASGAEIITVAIRRVNIGQDPNAPNLLDVVPPSRYTILPNTAGCYNAKDAVYTLQLGRELLGGHKLAKLEVLGDEKTLFPNMPETLKAAETLVKDGFDVMVYCSDDPIQARILEEIGCVAIMPLASLIGSGMGILNPWNLSLIIEQAKVPVLVDAGVGTASDAAIAMELGCDGVLMNTAIAGARDPIRMARAMRLAVEAGREAFLAGRIPRRFAASPSSPMAGRIK, via the coding sequence ATGAACGTGAACAATACCCTCTCAGAAAGCCAACAAGATGTTGGTTTGATTATCGCTGGAAAAACCTACCGTTCCCGTCTATTGGTGGGCAGCGGAAAATATCGTGATCTGGATCAAACACGCGCAGCGACTGAAGCCAGCGGTGCTGAAATTATTACTGTCGCGATTCGCCGCGTCAACATCGGTCAGGATCCGAACGCACCGAATTTACTGGACGTCGTGCCGCCTTCGCGTTACACGATATTGCCCAATACTGCTGGCTGCTATAACGCGAAAGATGCGGTTTATACGCTGCAATTAGGGCGGGAATTATTGGGTGGCCACAAGCTGGCAAAACTGGAAGTGCTTGGGGATGAGAAGACCTTGTTTCCAAACATGCCGGAGACCTTGAAAGCCGCTGAAACACTGGTCAAGGATGGTTTTGACGTGATGGTGTATTGCAGCGACGATCCGATTCAGGCGCGTATTCTGGAAGAAATTGGATGCGTCGCCATCATGCCGTTGGCGTCCTTGATAGGGTCCGGCATGGGTATTCTAAACCCGTGGAACCTGTCGCTGATTATCGAACAGGCTAAAGTGCCAGTGTTGGTGGATGCCGGTGTCGGCACGGCATCTGACGCAGCGATTGCGATGGAACTGGGTTGCGATGGCGTGCTGATGAATACTGCGATTGCGGGCGCGCGCGATCCGATTCGTATGGCCCGCGCCATGCGACTGGCGGTTGAGGCCGGCCGCGAAGCTTTTCTTGCGGGCCGGATTCCGCGCCGTTTTGCGGCTTCGCCATCGTCGCCGATGGCTGGACGGATCAAGTGA
- the thiS gene encoding sulfur carrier protein ThiS: protein MEIELNGVAHQLDDSQTLQQLVAALAMSGKAIAVAVNRQVVPAHLWSQHVLLPSDKVDLVRAIGGG, encoded by the coding sequence ATGGAAATCGAACTTAACGGTGTGGCGCATCAACTCGATGATAGCCAGACGCTGCAACAATTGGTAGCGGCTCTGGCAATGTCCGGTAAGGCGATTGCTGTGGCCGTCAATCGCCAGGTTGTGCCCGCCCACTTGTGGTCGCAGCATGTCCTGCTTCCAAGCGACAAGGTGGATTTGGTGCGTGCTATCGGTGGTGGTTAA